A window from Amblyomma americanum isolate KBUSLIRL-KWMA chromosome 7, ASM5285725v1, whole genome shotgun sequence encodes these proteins:
- the LOC144097021 gene encoding TOX high mobility group box family member 4-like, giving the protein MPLDETGTDASPPESSVSPLIQDNTSEDHHVSEGIAQPLDFSEEMFTDIADGNKLSLDTSRKKKHRDPNEPQIPVSAYGMFFLDTRAVIKDQNPHASFSEVSKIAASMWEGLDESQKNEYAKKTEAAKCKYLKARSAYRCSLTSKSTDDQPGMTQESDSASSPTAATPPPEEPLSPMQGGNPLLNSAMAEGSPPHGYMTLPPPQDKPSSHQQLPSTQLGSPTLFRQSHHHAEVQKHCRAQLVASGPVFVPVCKAGLIPKPSASLSSQAPGSSGDAMNHRRPLSAAASRKRCTRNGCPNPPVESHEWDGEYCSSECVVAHCKDVFAGWVAQRRIGRKSPAK; this is encoded by the coding sequence ATGCCCCTGGACGAGACTGGGACTGACGCCTCTCCACCGGAATCCAGTGTTAGTCCGCTGATACAGGACAATACTAGTGAGGACCACCATGTCAGTGAGGGCATTGCACAGCCGCTGGACTTTTCAGAAGAAATGTTCACGGATATCGCCGATGGCAACAAGCTCAGCCTGGACACTTCGCGCAAGAAGAAGCATCGAGACCCCAACGAGCCCCAAATTCCCGTCTCTGCGTATGGGATGTTCTTCCTCGACACCCGAGCGGTTATCAAGGACCAGAATCCCCACGCCAGCTTCAGCGAGGTCTCCAAGATAGCAGCGTCAATGTGGGAAGGTCTCGATGAGAGCCAAAAGAACGAGTACGCCAAGAAGACTGAAGCTGCCAAGTGCAAGTACCTCAAGGCTCGTTCTGCGTACAGGTGCAGCTTAACGTCCAAAAGTACTGACGACCAGCCCGGCATGACACAAGAGAGCGACTCTGCCAGCTCACCGACTGCGGCGACTCCGCCGCCTGAGGAACCCCTGTCGCCAATGCAGGGTGGCAATCCTCTCCTGAACTCTGCAATGGCAGAAGGTTCCCCACCGCACGGGTACATGACGCTGCCACCTCCGCAGGACAAGCCCAGCTCCCATCAGCAGCTGCCTTCCACACAGCTGGGTTCTCCCACATTATTCCGTCAGTCACACCACCATGCAGAAGTGCAGAAGCACTGTCGTGCCCAGCTCGTGGCCTCTGGCCCGGTTTTCGTTCCTGTCTGCAAGGCTGGCCTGATACCGAAACCGTCGGCATCCCTCTCCAGTCAAGCTCCAGGCAGTAGCGGAGACGCGATGAATCATCGAAGACCTCTGAGTGCAGCAGCCAGCCGCAAGCGGTGCACTCGTAACGGCTGCCCAAACCCACCCGTTGAGTCGCACGAGTGGGACGGTGAGTACTGTAGCAGCGAGTGTGTCGTCGCACACTGCAAGGACGTCTTCGCAGGCTGGGTAGCGCAGCGCAGAATTGGGAGAAAGAGCCCTGCCAAGTGA